From Haemorhous mexicanus isolate bHaeMex1 chromosome 1, bHaeMex1.pri, whole genome shotgun sequence, one genomic window encodes:
- the C1H5orf22 gene encoding UPF0489 protein C5orf22 homolog encodes MSGAEPRPGGASRRHYPALPVWVVEDHQDVLPFIYRAIGSKHLPASNISFVHLDSHPDLLIPVNMPADTVFDKEALFSELSIENWIMPAVYAGHISQVLWLHPRWAQQISEGKHSFLVGKDVSTTTIRVTGTDNYFLSDGLYVPADQLENQKPLNLHVILISPTESSNSHEGSGEVASAKRLKLNTDDTASATSASSVAPADFDHIIPSVKEKEIQNAGALNGAETFAEGSASSCLKNSECPIRDIAKDVLQVLQKGDAYVLDIDLDFFSVKNPFKEMYTQTEYELLQELYNFKKPHKNATEEDLLDCVENRVHQLEDLEAAFADLCDSDDEETLQKWASYPGMKPLVQLVHSLKTRMESPDYEMVHQAGLTCDYVELPHHVSTEDEIEGLIQSIKVLLTDLPKPILVTVARSSLDDYCPSEQVDIIQEKVLDLLRSVYGTLDVHLDYSSTSSSS; translated from the exons ATGAGCGGAGCGGAGccgcggcccggcggggcctcCCGGCGGCATTACCCGGCCCTGCCCGTGTGGGTGGTGGAGGACCACCAGGAC GTGCTGCCTTTCATCTATCGTGCCATTGGTTCAAAGCATCTTCCTGCCAGTAACATCAGTTTTGTTCATCTTGATTCCCATCCAGACCTTCTTATTCCTGTGAATATGCCTGCGGACACCGTGTTTGACAAAGAAGCTCTTTTTAG TGAATTAAGTATTGAAAACTGGATTATGCCTGCTGTTTATGCTGGCCATATTTCTCAAGTACTGTGGCTTCACCCACGCTGGGCTCAGCAGATCTCGGAAGGGAAACACAGTTTTCTAGTTGGGAAAGATGTATCAACAACAACGATCAG GGTTACAGGCACGGATAATTACTTCTTAAGTGATGGTCTTTATGTTCCTGCTGATCAGCTAGAAAACCAGAAGCCTTTAAATTTGCACGTCATTCTCATCAGTCCTACTGAATCATCAAACAGCCATGAAGGAAGTGGCGAAGTAGCATCTGCTAAAAGACTGAAGCTAAATACAGATGACACAGCAAGTGCCACTTCTGCCTCTTCAGTGGCTCCTGCTGACTTTGATCACATCATCCCGAgtgtgaaggaaaaggaaatacaaaatgcaGGTGCCCTTAATGGGGCAGAAACTTTCGCAGAGGGCTCAGCTTCAAGCTGTCTTAAAAACAGTGAATGCCCAATAAGGGACATTGCTAAAGATGTCCTCCAAGTACTCCAGAAGGGGGATGCATATGTTTTGGACATCgacttagattttttttcagttaaaaatccatttaaagAAATGTACACACAG acaGAATATGAGCTTTTGCAAGAGTTGTACAATTTCAAGAAGCCACATAAAAATGCAACAGAG GAAGACTTGCTGGATTGTGTTGAAAACCGTGTTCATCAGCTGGAAGACCTGGAAGCAGCATTTGCGGATTTGTGTGACAGTGATGACGAAGAAACCCTACAGAAATGGGCTTCATATCCTGG AATGAAGCCACTTGTTCAATTAGTTCACAGTTTGAAAACCAGGATGGAAAGCCCAGACTATGAAATG GTCCATCAAGCTGGTCTGACCTGTGATTATGTGGAGCTTCCTCACCATGTTAGCACTGAAGATGAGATTGAAGGCCTCATACAATCCATTAAAGTTCTACTGACAGATCTGCCCAAGCCCATACTGGTGACAGTTGCTCG atCAAGTTTGGATGACTACTGCCCTTCAGAGCAGGTTGACATCATTCAAGAGAAGGTTCTCGATTTACTGCGTTCAGTGTATGGCACACTGGATGTGCACTTAGATTACTCAAGCACTTCGTCTTCTTCGTGA